The following coding sequences lie in one Mycobacterium sp. DL440 genomic window:
- a CDS encoding heme-binding protein, which produces MKLVTRSRSCAAAVLGAGAVLLGTPAIAAAEPPNCTTADVTSVMAGVSTNMTAYLFSHPDVNAFFTGLQGQGKKTTGEQTKTYLNDNPQVRAELDAIRAPAVDLRNRCNIPLEAEISGVI; this is translated from the coding sequence ATGAAACTTGTAACGCGTTCACGTAGCTGTGCCGCTGCGGTGCTGGGGGCCGGCGCGGTACTCCTCGGCACACCGGCAATCGCGGCCGCCGAACCCCCGAACTGCACCACTGCTGACGTGACCTCGGTGATGGCGGGTGTTTCGACGAACATGACCGCCTACTTGTTCAGTCATCCCGACGTCAATGCGTTCTTCACGGGGCTGCAGGGGCAGGGCAAGAAGACGACTGGTGAGCAGACGAAGACGTATCTGAATGACAATCCGCAGGTGCGCGCCGAACTCGACGCGATCCGCGCACCCGCCGTGGACCTGCGAAACCGCTGCAACATTCCACTCGAAGCCGAAATCTCCGGCGTGATCTAG
- a CDS encoding alpha/beta hydrolase: protein MNSLDWRSRPSTVHFGPASLQSKALGFATAIFIRPLLGLLTLVGMGINRVAPALLQRAHLDVIDRPLRVIKPLPGTEVTPVALPNCPAEWVVADSARDSDLVIVYLHGSALVTLGLNSHRRFVSKLSATTGARVLNVGYRLAPQADIDDAVADGLDGYRLALSLGYAPNRIVLAGDSAGGLMAADIAIAARDAGFPVPAGQVLLSPLTSSDMDLKYRALQEHRDVMFPFMTVKFIYDVFATVNGTRPTPVMPPEADLHGLGPFLLQVGTHEMLLNDTFALADKLQAAGVPVWVQVWDKAMHMFQLSFDINPDARKAVDEITSFIAYATADAEDGEVSA from the coding sequence GTGAATTCGCTCGATTGGCGTAGCCGGCCGTCCACCGTCCACTTCGGCCCCGCATCCCTGCAGTCCAAAGCGCTCGGCTTCGCCACCGCAATCTTCATCCGGCCATTGCTGGGCCTGCTGACCCTGGTCGGGATGGGCATCAACCGTGTCGCCCCCGCGCTGCTGCAGCGCGCCCACCTCGACGTCATCGACCGGCCGCTACGAGTGATCAAACCGCTGCCCGGCACCGAAGTGACACCGGTGGCACTGCCCAACTGCCCGGCCGAATGGGTTGTCGCTGACTCGGCGCGCGACTCCGATCTCGTGATCGTCTATTTGCACGGCTCGGCGCTGGTGACGCTCGGCCTGAACTCACACCGGCGCTTCGTGTCGAAGCTGTCGGCCACCACCGGAGCACGCGTGCTCAACGTCGGATACCGGCTGGCTCCCCAGGCCGACATCGACGACGCTGTCGCCGACGGCCTTGACGGCTACCGCCTGGCCCTGTCGCTCGGGTACGCACCCAATCGGATTGTCCTGGCCGGTGACTCAGCCGGCGGACTGATGGCCGCTGACATCGCTATCGCGGCCCGCGACGCCGGCTTTCCGGTGCCCGCCGGGCAGGTTTTGCTCTCACCGCTGACCTCATCCGACATGGACCTGAAATACCGTGCATTACAAGAACATCGCGATGTGATGTTCCCGTTCATGACAGTGAAGTTCATCTACGACGTCTTCGCGACGGTCAACGGCACCCGGCCCACCCCCGTCATGCCGCCCGAAGCCGATCTGCACGGGCTCGGCCCATTCCTGCTGCAGGTCGGCACCCACGAAATGCTGCTCAACGACACCTTCGCCCTGGCCGACAAGCTCCAGGCCGCCGGCGTTCCGGTATGGGTCCAGGTGTGGGACAAGGCAATGCACATGTTCCAGCTGAGCTTCGACATCAATCCCGACGCCCGGAAAGCGGTCGACGAGATCACGTCGTTCATCGCGTACGCGACCGCCGACGCCGAGGATGGTGAGGTCAGCGCCTAG
- the purH gene encoding bifunctional phosphoribosylaminoimidazolecarboxamide formyltransferase/IMP cyclohydrolase — protein MSEKKSIRRALISVYDKTGLADLARGLHEAGVAIVSTGSTAKTIAAAGVPVTPVEEVTGFPEVLDGRVKTLHPRVHAGLLADTRKPEHIAALAELKVEAFELVVVNLYPFSETVESGASVDECVEQIDIGGPSMVRAAAKNHPSVAVVVDPLGYDGVLAAVRAGGFTLDERKKLASLAFRHTAEYDVAVAGWMGSTLAPEEPKQPLPAWFAGTWQRSAVLRYGENPHQQAAVYRDDAAWPGLAQAEQLHGKEMSYNNYTDADAAWRAAFDHEEICVAIIKHANPCGIAISSESVADAHRKAHECDPLSAFGGVIASNTEVSVEMAETVADIFTEVIIAPAYEPGAVEILARKKNIRILVASEPLVGGIELRQISGGVLLQQRDALDAEGDDPANWTLATGEPADPQTLSDLVFAWRACRAVKSNAIVVAKDGATVGVGMGQVNRVDAAGLAVQRAGDRVPGSVGASDAFFPFPDGLETLTNAGVKAIVHPGGSVRDAEVTAAAEAAGITLYLTGARHFAH, from the coding sequence GTGAGCGAGAAGAAATCGATCCGGCGAGCGCTGATCAGTGTCTATGACAAGACCGGCCTGGCCGATCTGGCCCGTGGCCTGCACGAGGCAGGCGTGGCCATCGTCTCCACCGGGTCGACCGCCAAAACGATTGCTGCCGCCGGTGTTCCGGTTACGCCGGTGGAAGAGGTGACGGGCTTCCCCGAGGTGCTCGACGGCCGGGTAAAGACCCTGCACCCGCGCGTGCATGCCGGCCTGCTGGCCGATACCCGCAAGCCCGAACATATTGCGGCGCTGGCCGAACTCAAGGTCGAGGCGTTCGAACTCGTGGTGGTGAACCTCTACCCGTTCTCCGAGACCGTGGAGTCCGGCGCATCGGTGGACGAGTGTGTCGAGCAGATCGACATCGGCGGGCCGTCGATGGTGCGTGCGGCCGCCAAGAACCATCCGAGTGTGGCCGTCGTGGTCGATCCGCTGGGCTATGACGGTGTGCTCGCCGCGGTCCGGGCCGGCGGGTTCACCCTCGACGAGCGGAAGAAGCTGGCGTCGTTGGCGTTCCGGCACACGGCCGAATACGACGTCGCCGTCGCCGGTTGGATGGGTTCCACCCTGGCGCCGGAAGAGCCCAAGCAGCCGCTGCCGGCCTGGTTCGCCGGTACCTGGCAGCGCAGCGCTGTGCTGCGCTACGGCGAGAACCCGCATCAGCAGGCCGCGGTGTACCGCGACGATGCCGCCTGGCCCGGACTGGCGCAGGCCGAGCAATTGCACGGCAAGGAGATGTCCTACAACAACTACACCGACGCCGATGCGGCGTGGCGCGCGGCGTTCGACCACGAAGAGATCTGTGTGGCGATCATCAAGCACGCCAACCCGTGTGGCATCGCGATCTCCTCGGAGTCGGTGGCCGACGCGCACCGCAAGGCGCACGAGTGCGATCCGCTGAGCGCGTTCGGCGGCGTCATCGCCTCCAACACTGAGGTCAGCGTCGAGATGGCCGAGACCGTCGCCGACATCTTCACCGAGGTCATCATCGCCCCGGCGTACGAGCCCGGTGCCGTCGAAATCCTGGCGCGCAAGAAGAACATCCGCATCCTGGTGGCGTCCGAGCCGCTGGTCGGCGGTATCGAGCTGCGCCAGATCAGTGGCGGAGTGCTGCTGCAGCAGCGCGACGCACTCGACGCCGAGGGCGACGATCCGGCGAACTGGACGCTGGCCACCGGTGAGCCGGCCGACCCGCAGACGCTGAGCGATCTGGTGTTCGCCTGGCGGGCCTGCCGCGCGGTGAAGTCCAACGCGATCGTGGTCGCCAAGGACGGCGCCACCGTGGGTGTCGGTATGGGACAGGTGAATCGCGTCGACGCAGCCGGGCTGGCGGTGCAGCGTGCGGGTGACCGCGTGCCCGGTTCGGTCGGTGCCTCCGACGCGTTCTTCCCGTTCCCCGATGGCTTGGAGACGTTGACCAACGCGGGCGTCAAGGCCATCGTGCACCCGGGCGGGTCGGTGCGTGACGCCGAGGTGACTGCCGCCGCCGAGGCTGCGGGCATCACGCTGTACCTCACCGGTGCAAGGCATTTCGCGCACTAG
- the purN gene encoding phosphoribosylglycinamide formyltransferase: MQQPLQVPPSAPARLVVLASGTGSLLASLLAAASDDYPARVVAVGTDRKCAAIDIAAEAGLPSYTVRLGDYDDRDAWDAALTEATAEHEPDLVVSAGFMKILGSQFLSRFPGRVVNTHPALLPAFPGAHAVPEALAYGVRVTGCTVHLVDSGMDTGPILAQHAVEVLDDDIEETLHERIKVVERRLLVDVLAALATRGVTWTGRKATIG, translated from the coding sequence GTGCAGCAACCGCTACAAGTGCCTCCGAGTGCACCGGCACGGCTGGTAGTGCTGGCTTCGGGGACGGGGTCGTTGCTCGCCTCGCTACTGGCTGCCGCCTCAGACGACTATCCGGCGCGCGTGGTCGCGGTCGGAACCGACCGCAAATGTGCCGCGATCGACATCGCGGCGGAGGCGGGGCTGCCGTCCTACACCGTGCGGCTGGGTGACTATGACGACCGCGACGCCTGGGATGCCGCGCTCACCGAAGCCACCGCCGAACACGAGCCCGACCTGGTGGTCTCGGCCGGGTTCATGAAAATTCTGGGCAGCCAGTTCCTTTCCCGTTTCCCCGGCCGCGTCGTCAACACGCATCCGGCGTTGCTACCCGCATTCCCGGGGGCGCATGCGGTACCCGAGGCGTTGGCGTACGGCGTGCGGGTGACGGGCTGCACCGTCCATCTTGTGGACTCCGGCATGGATACCGGGCCGATTCTGGCCCAGCACGCCGTCGAGGTGCTCGATGATGACATCGAAGAGACTTTGCATGAGCGCATCAAGGTGGTCGAACGACGACTGCTGGTGGATGTGTTGGCCGCGCTGGCAACCCGCGGCGTGACCTGGACTGGACGGAAGGCGACCATAGGGTGA
- a CDS encoding DUF6350 family protein, with translation MSNRPVGTRQARELLRVAFGPSVVALVVIAAVVLLQLLIANSDMTGALGAIASMWLGVHQVPVSIGGRELGVMPLLPVMAMIWGTARTTAAATAPNSSWFVTRWVVASALGGPILIAAILLAVIHDAASVISELQTPSALRAFCSVLVVHVIGALIGVGSKVGRRTLAASPLPGWLPDAFRAAVAGVLALFGLSGAVTAVSLVVHWGTMHDLFAITDSLFGQLSLTLLSILYIPNVIVGASAIAVGSSAHVGLAAFSSFTVFGGDIPAVPVLAAVPTPPLGPIWVALLIVGAASAVAVGQQCARRPLPIGAATGKLLVASALAAVTMALAGFAGGGRLGNFGSVGVDQATFAPAVFLWFVGIGGLTVAMSGGLTRKPRPVAPPNPEPVTLQPEPEGEEEPEDDVVDEDDIEYVEPDPEPEPEPDEPLVSWSAEEPAADEPADDEPVEPVEYVDRYVEYDDVQETVYERRPPRHEALDDDPEDHFIVDDLPDDPATGDQPRRAGD, from the coding sequence GTGAGTAACCGGCCAGTCGGCACCCGCCAAGCACGTGAGCTGCTTCGGGTCGCGTTCGGGCCGTCCGTCGTCGCACTGGTGGTCATCGCGGCGGTTGTGTTGTTGCAACTGCTGATCGCCAACAGCGATATGACGGGCGCGCTCGGTGCGATCGCCAGCATGTGGCTGGGCGTGCACCAGGTACCGGTCTCGATCGGCGGCCGCGAGCTGGGCGTGATGCCGTTGCTGCCGGTGATGGCGATGATCTGGGGCACCGCCCGCACGACGGCCGCGGCCACCGCCCCGAATTCCTCCTGGTTCGTCACCCGCTGGGTCGTCGCCTCGGCGCTGGGCGGGCCCATTCTGATCGCGGCCATCCTGTTGGCCGTCATTCACGACGCAGCCTCGGTGATCAGCGAACTGCAGACCCCCAGCGCCCTGCGTGCGTTCTGCAGCGTGCTGGTGGTGCATGTGATCGGCGCGTTGATCGGCGTCGGTTCGAAGGTGGGCCGACGTACCCTGGCCGCTTCGCCGCTGCCGGGTTGGCTGCCCGATGCGTTTCGGGCCGCTGTCGCCGGTGTGCTCGCCCTGTTCGGGCTTTCCGGTGCGGTGACAGCGGTGTCCCTGGTGGTGCATTGGGGCACGATGCACGACCTGTTCGCGATCACCGACAGTCTGTTCGGCCAGCTCAGCCTGACCCTGTTGTCGATCCTCTATATCCCCAACGTGATTGTCGGGGCCTCGGCCATCGCGGTCGGATCCAGTGCCCATGTCGGGCTGGCCGCGTTCAGTTCATTCACCGTGTTCGGCGGTGACATCCCCGCGGTGCCGGTGCTGGCCGCGGTGCCCACGCCGCCGCTGGGCCCGATCTGGGTGGCGCTCCTGATCGTGGGGGCAGCCTCGGCGGTAGCGGTGGGTCAGCAGTGTGCACGACGCCCGCTCCCGATCGGGGCGGCCACCGGGAAGTTGCTGGTGGCCTCGGCGCTGGCTGCGGTGACGATGGCGCTGGCCGGATTCGCCGGCGGCGGCCGGCTGGGCAATTTCGGATCTGTCGGGGTCGATCAGGCGACGTTCGCTCCGGCGGTGTTCCTGTGGTTCGTCGGTATCGGCGGGCTGACGGTGGCGATGTCCGGCGGCCTGACCCGCAAGCCCCGGCCGGTGGCCCCGCCCAATCCGGAGCCGGTAACCCTGCAGCCCGAGCCCGAGGGTGAGGAAGAGCCCGAAGACGACGTCGTCGACGAGGACGACATCGAGTACGTCGAACCGGACCCCGAACCCGAGCCCGAACCCGACGAACCGCTGGTGTCGTGGTCGGCGGAGGAGCCCGCAGCCGACGAGCCGGCAGACGACGAGCCCGTCGAGCCCGTCGAGTACGTCGACAGGTACGTCGAGTACGACGACGTGCAGGAAACCGTCTACGAGCGTCGCCCTCCGCGTCATGAAGCCCTCGATGACGATCCCGAGGACCACTTCATCGTGGACGACCTCCCCGACGACCCAGCGACCGGCGATCAGCCGCGCCGCGCGGGCGACTAG
- a CDS encoding DUF5336 domain-containing protein, which yields MTYPPSNPGYPPAPQSGSQFDATQQFAKAVPAPASSAPAPAAAAPGENKLPEILLAVVAVTGLLTYFVSFALDIAIVVGTFIVPLALAAGLVAGVSVLPKQKNRVTAAVVLSTVAFLLSIPVVLAAPGSDSDWALYAMLVLTLIQAGAAIAALLFEAGIITPPAPKPQFDQQPQYGQYGGPSQYYGQQHQPQHGGQPYQQAQSQPSYPSQYGGYASGPSTGGYPVQSPQSPQGQQPSGPPTPPTGYPTYGQPQSGSSAPAGGPAQQPPSQQSGPAPS from the coding sequence ATGACCTACCCGCCCAGTAATCCCGGATACCCGCCGGCCCCGCAATCGGGTTCGCAGTTCGATGCGACCCAGCAGTTCGCCAAGGCGGTCCCCGCTCCGGCTTCGTCAGCCCCGGCCCCGGCCGCTGCGGCGCCCGGTGAGAACAAGCTGCCTGAGATCCTGCTGGCCGTGGTGGCCGTCACCGGTCTGCTCACCTACTTCGTGAGCTTCGCCCTCGACATTGCGATCGTGGTGGGCACCTTCATAGTGCCGCTGGCGTTGGCCGCCGGGCTCGTGGCCGGAGTGAGTGTGCTGCCCAAGCAGAAGAACCGCGTCACCGCGGCTGTTGTGCTGTCCACTGTCGCATTCCTGCTCTCGATCCCGGTCGTGCTGGCCGCGCCTGGTAGCGACTCGGATTGGGCGCTGTACGCCATGCTGGTCCTCACCCTGATCCAGGCCGGTGCCGCGATCGCCGCGCTCCTCTTCGAAGCGGGCATCATCACCCCCCCAGCGCCCAAGCCGCAGTTCGATCAGCAGCCCCAGTACGGCCAGTACGGTGGCCCGTCGCAGTACTACGGACAGCAGCACCAGCCGCAGCACGGTGGCCAGCCCTACCAGCAGGCCCAGTCGCAGCCCAGCTACCCGTCGCAGTACGGCGGCTACGCCAGCGGCCCGAGCACCGGTGGTTACCCCGTGCAGTCCCCGCAGTCCCCGCAGGGGCAGCAGCCGAGCGGCCCGCCGACCCCTCCGACCGGCTACCCCACCTATGGTCAGCCGCAGTCCGGCTCGTCGGCGCCCGCCGGCGGCCCGGCACAGCAGCCGCCTTCACAGCAATCTGGCCCTGCACCGTCGTAA
- the sfnG gene encoding dimethylsulfone monooxygenase SfnG — MTTERIVDHVKFAYWVPNVSGGLVTSDIEQRTDWNYEYNKKLAQTAENNGFEYALSQVRYEASYGAEYQHESTSFSLALLLATERLKVIAAVHPGLWQPAVLAKLGATADHLSNGRFAVNVVSGWFKDEFTHLGEPWLEHDERYRRSAEFLQVLRKIWTEDDVDFRGDFYRIHDFTLKPKPLNTPERPNPELFQGGNSTAARRNGGYYADWYFSNGKDFDGLTEQLVEVRDHARNAGRAGNGAGAGREVKFGLNGFIIARDTEKEAKEVLREIVAKANKPAVEGFRSAVQQAGSSTGDKKGMWADSSFEDLVQYNDGFRTQLIGTPEQIAERIAAYRKRGVDLILGGFLHFQEEIEYFGANVLPLVREIEAAETDSADKPVLVSA, encoded by the coding sequence ATGACGACTGAACGCATCGTTGACCACGTCAAGTTCGCCTACTGGGTACCCAATGTCAGTGGCGGCCTGGTCACCAGCGATATCGAACAGCGCACCGACTGGAACTACGAATACAACAAAAAACTCGCGCAGACCGCGGAGAACAACGGCTTCGAGTACGCGCTGTCGCAGGTCCGCTATGAGGCCAGTTACGGCGCGGAGTACCAGCACGAATCCACCAGCTTCAGCCTCGCCCTGTTGCTGGCCACAGAGAGACTCAAAGTTATCGCCGCAGTTCATCCTGGGCTGTGGCAACCGGCGGTGTTGGCCAAACTCGGTGCCACCGCGGACCATCTCAGCAATGGCCGCTTCGCCGTCAACGTCGTCTCGGGCTGGTTCAAAGACGAATTCACCCATTTGGGCGAACCGTGGCTCGAGCACGACGAGCGCTACCGGCGCAGCGCAGAATTTCTGCAGGTTCTCCGCAAGATCTGGACGGAGGATGACGTTGATTTCCGCGGCGACTTCTACCGGATCCACGATTTCACCCTCAAACCCAAACCGCTCAACACTCCCGAGCGCCCCAACCCCGAGTTGTTCCAGGGCGGCAACTCCACCGCGGCCCGCCGCAACGGCGGCTATTACGCCGACTGGTACTTCTCGAATGGCAAGGACTTCGACGGCCTCACCGAACAGCTCGTCGAGGTACGCGATCACGCTCGCAACGCCGGCCGAGCCGGCAATGGGGCAGGAGCCGGCCGAGAGGTGAAGTTCGGTCTCAACGGGTTCATCATCGCCCGCGACACAGAGAAAGAGGCGAAGGAAGTCCTCCGCGAAATCGTGGCCAAGGCGAACAAGCCCGCTGTCGAAGGCTTCCGCAGCGCGGTGCAGCAGGCCGGCAGCTCCACCGGAGACAAGAAGGGCATGTGGGCCGATTCCAGTTTCGAGGATCTGGTGCAGTACAACGACGGCTTCCGCACCCAGTTGATCGGCACACCCGAGCAGATCGCCGAACGCATCGCCGCCTACCGCAAACGTGGCGTGGATCTGATCCTCGGCGGATTCCTGCATTTCCAAGAGGAAATCGAATACTTCGGCGCCAACGTGCTGCCGCTGGTCCGCGAAATCGAGGCAGCTGAAACGGATTCCGCCGACAAGCCCGTCCTGGTATCGGCTTGA
- a CDS encoding LLM class F420-dependent oxidoreductase, whose protein sequence is MDYGLVLFTSDRGIAPAKAAKLADDHGFTTFYVPEHTHIPIKREAAHPTTGDESLPDDRYMRTLDPWVSLGTACAVTSRVRLSTAVALPVEHDPITLAKSIATLDHLSGGRVSLGVGFGWNTDELADHKVPPGRRRTMLREYLEAMRALWTEEEASYDGEFVNFGPSWAWPKPVQSHIPILVGAAGNEKNFKWIAKSADGWITTPRDFNIDEPVKLLQDTWAAAGRDGAPQIVALDFKPDPEKLAHWRELGVTEVLFGLPDKSEAEVSAYVERLAGKLATLV, encoded by the coding sequence ATGGACTACGGGCTTGTTCTCTTCACCAGCGACCGCGGCATCGCCCCGGCCAAGGCCGCCAAACTCGCCGACGATCACGGCTTCACGACGTTCTACGTCCCCGAGCACACCCACATCCCGATCAAGCGCGAGGCCGCTCACCCCACCACGGGTGACGAGTCGCTGCCCGACGACCGCTATATGCGCACCCTCGATCCGTGGGTGTCGCTGGGCACCGCGTGCGCGGTGACCTCGCGGGTGCGGCTGTCGACGGCCGTCGCGCTGCCCGTCGAGCACGACCCGATCACTCTGGCCAAATCGATCGCCACCCTGGACCACCTGTCCGGCGGACGAGTGTCGTTGGGTGTCGGATTCGGTTGGAACACCGATGAACTCGCCGATCACAAGGTTCCCCCGGGCCGTCGCCGCACCATGCTCCGCGAATACCTGGAAGCCATGCGCGCGCTGTGGACCGAGGAAGAAGCCTCCTACGACGGCGAATTCGTGAATTTCGGGCCGTCCTGGGCCTGGCCCAAGCCCGTGCAGTCGCACATCCCGATTCTGGTGGGCGCGGCCGGCAACGAGAAGAACTTCAAGTGGATCGCGAAGTCGGCCGACGGCTGGATCACCACGCCCCGCGACTTCAACATCGACGAGCCGGTCAAGTTGCTGCAGGACACCTGGGCCGCGGCCGGGCGCGACGGAGCACCGCAGATCGTGGCGCTGGACTTCAAGCCGGACCCGGAGAAGCTCGCACACTGGCGTGAACTGGGTGTGACCGAGGTGCTGTTCGGCCTGCCGGACAAATCCGAGGCCGAGGTGTCGGCGTACGTCGAGCGCCTCGCGGGCAAGCTCGCAACGCTGGTCTAG
- a CDS encoding acetyl-CoA acetyltransferase, with product MVDPRTPVIVGVGQFTERIDLDGYRGMSSVELAAEAARAALHDCGADSAAVAQAIDTVAGTRQFEISGPQSATLGVSNNYPRSVARNVGAEPARAILEVIGGQSPQHLVTEFSAAIAAGDAEVVLLFGSENTSTLRHFSKRDDKPDHSETVEGQLEDRGYGYDGIFDEYTIKHGLIGAPVQYGLLENARRARLGLSVSDYRTQMAELFAPFSKVAEKNPYSSAPVERSAQELATVTESNRMICDPYPRMMVARDQVNQGAAVLLMSVEAARKLGVPEEKWVYLRGHADMKEIKLLERAELGYSEAAVIAVNEALRGAGITLDDIAAFDLYSCFPFPVFNICDGTGLAPDDERGLTLTGGLPFFGGPGNNYSMHGIAEAVNEMRDKPGQFALVGGNGGIASKYSVGIYSTDPADWAADGSATLQDEFNAQQRVTITEKPDGPATIETYTVRYDWTPRTGIIIGRLDSDGSRFLATTTDEALVQLLSDGEPLGASIIVKSGDKRNTATLA from the coding sequence ATGGTCGATCCGCGCACCCCCGTCATCGTCGGCGTCGGACAGTTCACCGAACGCATCGACCTCGATGGTTACCGCGGGATGTCCTCGGTCGAACTGGCCGCTGAGGCTGCCAGGGCGGCGCTGCACGATTGCGGCGCCGACAGTGCCGCCGTGGCGCAGGCCATCGACACCGTGGCGGGCACGCGGCAGTTTGAGATCTCGGGTCCGCAGTCGGCAACACTGGGCGTGTCCAACAACTACCCGCGTTCGGTGGCGCGCAACGTCGGCGCCGAACCGGCTCGGGCGATCCTCGAGGTGATCGGCGGCCAGAGTCCCCAGCATCTCGTCACCGAGTTTTCGGCGGCTATCGCGGCGGGCGACGCCGAGGTGGTGCTGCTGTTCGGCTCGGAGAACACTTCGACGCTGCGGCACTTCTCCAAACGCGACGACAAGCCGGATCACTCTGAGACCGTCGAGGGTCAGTTGGAGGACCGCGGCTACGGATACGACGGTATCTTCGACGAGTACACGATCAAGCACGGCCTGATCGGCGCCCCGGTGCAGTACGGTCTGCTGGAGAACGCGCGCCGGGCCCGCTTGGGCCTGTCGGTCTCCGACTATCGCACCCAGATGGCCGAACTGTTCGCGCCGTTCTCGAAAGTGGCCGAGAAGAACCCGTATTCGTCTGCCCCGGTGGAGCGTTCGGCCCAGGAGCTGGCCACCGTCACCGAGAGCAACCGGATGATCTGTGATCCGTACCCGCGCATGATGGTGGCGCGCGATCAGGTCAACCAAGGTGCGGCAGTGCTGCTGATGTCGGTCGAGGCCGCCCGGAAACTCGGCGTGCCCGAAGAGAAGTGGGTTTACCTGCGCGGGCACGCCGACATGAAGGAAATCAAGCTGCTGGAGCGCGCTGAACTCGGCTACAGCGAGGCCGCGGTGATCGCGGTGAACGAGGCTCTGCGGGGCGCCGGTATCACGCTCGACGACATCGCGGCGTTCGATCTGTACAGCTGCTTCCCCTTCCCGGTGTTCAACATCTGCGACGGCACCGGTCTGGCGCCCGACGACGAGCGCGGCTTGACCCTCACCGGTGGCCTGCCCTTCTTCGGCGGCCCGGGCAACAACTACTCGATGCACGGCATCGCCGAGGCCGTCAATGAAATGCGGGACAAGCCAGGTCAATTCGCGCTTGTCGGGGGCAACGGCGGTATCGCGAGCAAGTACTCGGTCGGTATCTACTCCACCGATCCGGCCGATTGGGCGGCCGACGGCAGCGCCACTTTGCAGGACGAGTTCAACGCTCAGCAGCGCGTCACCATCACCGAAAAGCCCGATGGCCCAGCGACAATCGAGACCTACACCGTCCGTTACGACTGGACGCCGCGCACCGGCATCATCATCGGGCGCCTGGACTCCGACGGCAGCCGCTTCCTGGCGACGACGACGGACGAGGCGCTGGTGCAGTTGCTCTCCGATGGGGAACCGCTGGGTGCGTCGATCATCGTGAAGTCCGGCGATAAGCGGAACACCGCGACGCTGGCATAG
- a CDS encoding TetR/AcrR family transcriptional regulator: MGAKQDQARLEVSRHACKLFWEQGVAATSGDDIAAAAGLSTRTIWRYFRAKESCVEPVLAKSADRFIGILNRWPHELSLAEHLAADGISHPMTPQDVADEISAMRIATMTPSEPALRTAYLMVHDRMEQGFIPVIADRLHLPADDLTVRLCAAAVTGAFRVVDEDVSVAVIVEGKKVTEEQALALIDRAIRDATNGRLGGPVES; this comes from the coding sequence ATCGGCGCAAAGCAGGACCAGGCCCGTCTCGAGGTGTCACGACATGCCTGCAAGTTGTTCTGGGAGCAAGGCGTCGCCGCTACCAGCGGTGACGATATCGCCGCGGCCGCAGGGCTTTCGACCCGCACGATCTGGCGTTACTTCCGCGCCAAGGAAAGCTGCGTCGAACCGGTGCTGGCCAAATCCGCGGACCGGTTCATCGGGATTCTGAACCGCTGGCCGCATGAGTTGTCATTGGCTGAACACCTTGCCGCCGACGGGATTTCACATCCGATGACGCCCCAGGACGTAGCCGATGAAATCAGCGCAATGCGAATCGCCACCATGACCCCGTCCGAGCCCGCCCTGCGCACGGCTTACCTGATGGTGCATGACCGGATGGAGCAGGGCTTCATCCCGGTGATCGCCGACCGATTGCACCTGCCCGCCGACGATCTCACCGTGCGACTCTGCGCCGCCGCTGTCACGGGGGCGTTCCGCGTCGTCGATGAGGACGTCAGCGTGGCGGTGATCGTCGAGGGCAAGAAAGTCACCGAAGAGCAGGCTCTCGCCCTGATCGACCGGGCGATCCGCGATGCCACCAACGGGCGATTGGGCGGACCTGTCGAATCCTGA